Proteins encoded by one window of Pseudomonas tructae:
- a CDS encoding non-ribosomal peptide synthase/polyketide synthase: protein MAQMDNTSLVQRFIRLPLAQRQTFLEKLASKGMSLANLPIPVCRDAFAQLPLSYAQQRQWFLWQLDPASSAYHVPCALRLHGALDIDALQRSFDALLVRHETLRTCFVESSDGLVQQVQASGSVQVTLQVIAASAQQATATGIETFIEAETRQLFDLQRCPLLRVKLLRLGAHDHVLVLTQHHIICDAASMPVMVDELVQLYAGFSQGQAPELPALPIQYGDYAIWQRQWMEAGEKDRQLAYWTRHLGHEPATLELPSDRPRPAQQSFRGARQDIRIDTRLGLQLHALARQENVTPFMLLLAAFQTLLYRYSGQETIRVGVPVANRNRVETRQLIGFFVNTQVMQTRVDDGSTFRQLLAQVKRHALDAQAHQDLPFEQLVEALQPERSLSHSPLFQVMFNHRRSQAGPLLTPQGLQVQALDWQAHTAQFDLSLDVLESAQGFDCSLSYATDLFDAARIERLARHWQNLLAAIVADPGQPVAELPMLDAQERQRSLYDWNATATRYPLEQSIQHLIEAQVARTPQAPALLFGEQVLSYAQLNTRANRLAHRLIEQGVGADVLVGIAAERSLEMVIGLLAVLKAGGAYVPLDPEYPQERLAYMFEDSGIALLLTQAPLCEQLPLPAGLKVLLLEEALDGYAEDNPEVAVAAENLAYVIYTSGSTGKPKGAGNRHAALTNRLCWMQQAYGLDASDTVLQKTPFSFDVSVWEFFWPLMTGARLAIAGPGDHRDPARLVSLIQQHNVSTLHFVPSMLQAFLLDEQVGQCSGLKRIVCSGEALPVDAQQQVFAKLPQAGLYNLYGPTEAAIDVTHWTCRDEGADSVPIGEPIANLGTYVLSADLEPVAVGVIGELYLTGEGLARGYHRRPGLTAERFVASPFVAGQRLYRTGDLARQRPDGVIEYAGRIDHQVKIRGLRIELGEIEARLLELAEVREAVVLAVEGVGGLQLVGYLVPSDAALLTADAQAQAALRDQLKASLLRNLPDYMVPAHLLFIEQMPLSANGKLERRALPALDLAQVQQTYVAPRSELEQRIAAIWQEVLKRERIGLTDNFFELGGDSIISIQVVSRARAAGIRFTPKALFQHQTVQGLATVASLDDGQLTIDQGPVQGDLPLLPFQRVFFETVSSSQHHWNQSVSLRLTRSVPAPMLERALAVLVAHHDALRLRFVQHDGDWLASHADLAAAEQPMLRDVGVVEGQALLQLANQAQASLDLQHGPLLRALLATLADGSQRLILIIHHLAVDGVSWRVLLEDLQTLCNQQLAGQALQLPAKTSSLQTWARRLQAYARDPALQQERQFWRRWLADAPAGLPCDTPQAVALNRDARHVQTRLDADLTRQLLQSAPSAYRTQVNDLLLTALARVVARWTGQAQVLVQLEGHGREALFDDIDLTRSVGWFTSLYPVKLTVEDDLASSLKAVKEQLRSVANHGIGYAALRYLGDDQVRAELAALPQPRITFNYLGQFDNSFGEHQGALFTPSAESAGDDQHDAAPLANWLSLSGQVYGGELTLNWTFSQAMFAPGTIEALAEAYRQALVATIEHCCQHDNAGSTPSDFPLAGLSQGQLDALPVPARELEELFTLAPMQQGMLFHSLYEQAAGNYINQLRVDIDGLDVARFQAAWQAAVDRHDSLRSGFLWQGELNQPLQFVRRQVRVPFVVQDMRQHRDLDAALDALALAEREQGFDLAQAPLLRVRLVRCGAERHHLIYTHHHILMDGWSSSQLLGEVLQHYAGQPQATASVRYSDYIAWLQAQDAAASHAFWREQTAALAAPTSLAQAIARQADGQAPDGQGEYLRTLDRAAALGEFARQQKVTVNTLVQAAWLLLLQRYTGQPSVAFGATVAGRPAQLRGVEQQIGLFINTLPVIAAPQPQQSVASWLQDVQRCNLALREHEHTPLFEIQRWAGQGGGALFDSILVFESYPVAEALQQAAPQGLRFGEPRNHEQTNYPLTLMVELGERLSIQYRYGQQHFDAATIAQLAQHLENLLVGMITAPLAALGEVPMLAAEEQQRMLGQWNATAREYPLDTPVQQLIAARAAHAPQAPALIFAGQQLSYQALERQANQLAHKLLELGARAGQRVGIALERGPDMIVALLAVLKAGAAYVPLDPSYPEERLAYMMTDSGMDLLLSHSQVLERLPVPAKVRALALDHRQQWLAGYADTLPAVAVDAQDLAYVIYTSGSTGKPKGVMVRHGALANFIASMIREPGFCAADRMLSLTTFSFDIFGLEIYAPLVVGASVVLIDEAVLHDSDALLEVIQNQGVTLVQATPSSWRMLLDNPRSASLAKCRLLCGGEALPKALAERMLDVGAGVWNLYGPTETTIWSALHVLSAEHPTPWLGRPIDNTAFYLLGDDLLPVPAGVSGEMLIGGSGLARGYFERPSLTAERFVPDPYSATGERLYRTGDLGRYHHDGVLEYIGRLDHQVKVRGLRIELGEIEAALLAQPAVRDAAVLAVEGQGGMRLVGYVVAHQAPPGNSSEQQRLGEMLAAQLLERLPDYMVPVQWLFLERLPLTPNGKLDRKALPRQELASEPRPFRAPGSALEQQVAAIWQAVLDQPQVGLDDDFFALGGHSLLATQAISRVRHALKCEVPLKLLFEHSVLAGFVQALDASTGTQAPPLQALAADQPLLLSYAQERQWFLWQLQPDSTAYHVPSALRLRGALDEVALQRSFDTLVARHASLRTVFAEDAERVLQVVHQQLHIAVQTLHLDVPDEAGRDAQIDAFIDREVRSLFDLRQGPLLRVKLLQLTADDHVLLIVQHHIICDGWSVQVMIDELVQLYAGYSLGQEVALPALPIGYADFANWQRQWMDAGERQRQLDYWTAQLPAPHPVLQLPSDRPRPARQSYRGARQAVQLSEALAAQLTALARCEGVTLYMLLLASLQVLLHRYSGQDDIRVGVANANRNRLDTERLIGFFVNTQVLQASFDEGPTFRQLLAQVKRHALDAQAHQDLPFEQLVEALQPERSLGHSPLFQVMFNHQSEGRAERVTRELPGLEIQGLLRDQQTAQFDLTLETFEAGQQLAAAFTYATDLFDAARIERLARHWQNLLAAIVADPAQPVAELPMLDAQERQRSLYDWNATATRYPLEQSIQHLIEAQVARTPQAPALLFGEQVLSYAQLNARANRLAHRLIEQGVGADVLVGIAAERSLEMVIGLLAVLKAGGAYVPLDPEYPQERLAYMFEDSGIALLLTQAPLREQLPLPAGLKVLLLEEALDGYAEDNPEVAVAAENLAYVIYTSGSTGKPKGAGNRHAALTNRLCWMQQAYGLDASDTVLQKTPFSFDVSVWEFFWPLMTGARLAIAGPGDHRDPARLVSLIQQHDVSTLHFVPSMLQAFLLDEQVGQCTGLKRIVCSGEALPVDAQQQVFAKLPQAGLYNLYGPTEAAIDVTHWTCRDEGADSVPIGEPIANLGTYVLSADLEPVAVGVIGELYLTGEGLARGYHRRPGLTAERFVASPFVAGQRLYRTGDLARQRPDGVIEYAGRIDHQVKIRGLRIELGEIEARLLELAEVREAVVLAVEGVGGLQLVGYLVPSDAAVLTADAQSQAALRDQLKASLLRNLPDYMVPTHLLFIEQMPLSANGKLERRALPGIEALLAMRSFRAPQTELECQVAAVWAQLLGVEQVGLDDDFFSLGGHSLLATQLIARVREQLGVEVELKSVFTATRLDAFCDQVQAAKTAHSPLQDELAKSLEALKRLSGDELEQLIS from the coding sequence ATGGCACAGATGGACAACACCTCGCTGGTTCAGCGTTTTATCCGCTTGCCGCTGGCGCAGCGCCAGACCTTCCTGGAAAAACTGGCCAGCAAGGGCATGAGCCTGGCCAACCTGCCGATTCCAGTGTGCCGGGACGCCTTCGCGCAACTGCCGCTGTCCTATGCCCAGCAGCGCCAGTGGTTCCTCTGGCAACTGGACCCGGCCAGCAGTGCCTACCATGTGCCGTGTGCCCTGCGTTTACACGGTGCCTTGGATATCGATGCCTTGCAGCGCAGTTTCGATGCCTTGCTGGTGCGTCACGAAACCTTGCGCACCTGCTTTGTCGAAAGCAGCGATGGCCTGGTGCAGCAGGTCCAGGCCAGTGGCTCGGTACAGGTCACCCTGCAGGTCATCGCCGCCAGCGCACAGCAGGCCACGGCGACGGGGATCGAAACCTTTATCGAAGCCGAAACCCGGCAGTTGTTCGATCTGCAGCGTTGTCCGCTGCTGCGGGTCAAGCTGCTACGCCTGGGGGCGCACGACCACGTCCTGGTGCTGACCCAGCACCACATCATCTGCGATGCCGCCTCGATGCCGGTGATGGTCGATGAGCTGGTGCAACTGTATGCAGGTTTCAGCCAGGGCCAGGCACCCGAGCTGCCCGCCTTGCCAATCCAGTACGGCGACTACGCCATCTGGCAGCGCCAATGGATGGAGGCGGGGGAGAAGGACCGCCAACTGGCCTATTGGACCCGGCACCTGGGTCACGAGCCGGCAACCCTGGAGCTGCCCAGCGATCGGCCGCGCCCGGCCCAGCAAAGTTTTCGCGGGGCACGCCAGGATATCCGCATTGATACCCGGCTAGGGCTGCAGTTGCACGCGTTGGCCAGGCAGGAAAACGTCACCCCGTTCATGTTGCTGCTGGCAGCGTTCCAGACCTTGCTGTACCGCTACAGCGGTCAGGAGACGATTCGGGTCGGGGTGCCGGTGGCCAACCGCAACCGCGTGGAAACCCGTCAGCTGATCGGCTTCTTCGTCAACACCCAGGTCATGCAGACGCGCGTTGACGACGGCTCGACCTTCCGCCAGTTGCTGGCCCAGGTCAAACGCCATGCCCTGGACGCCCAGGCCCATCAGGATTTGCCGTTCGAGCAACTGGTCGAGGCCCTGCAGCCGGAGCGCAGCCTCAGTCACAGCCCGCTGTTCCAGGTGATGTTCAACCATCGGCGCAGCCAGGCGGGGCCGTTGCTGACCCCTCAGGGCTTGCAGGTCCAGGCGCTGGACTGGCAAGCGCACACGGCGCAGTTTGACCTGAGCCTGGATGTGCTGGAGTCGGCGCAGGGCTTCGACTGTTCCCTGAGCTATGCCACCGACCTGTTCGACGCCGCCCGTATCGAACGCCTGGCCCGGCACTGGCAGAACCTGCTGGCGGCCATCGTCGCCGACCCGGGGCAGCCGGTCGCCGAGCTGCCGATGCTCGATGCCCAGGAGCGCCAGCGCAGCCTCTATGACTGGAACGCCACCGCCACCCGCTACCCGCTGGAGCAGAGCATCCAGCACCTGATCGAAGCCCAGGTGGCACGCACGCCCCAGGCACCGGCATTGCTGTTCGGCGAGCAGGTGCTCAGCTACGCCCAGCTCAATACCCGGGCCAACCGCCTGGCGCACCGCCTGATCGAGCAGGGCGTGGGCGCCGATGTGCTGGTCGGCATCGCCGCCGAGCGCAGCCTGGAGATGGTCATCGGCCTGCTGGCGGTGCTCAAGGCCGGTGGCGCCTATGTGCCGCTCGATCCTGAGTATCCGCAGGAACGCCTGGCCTACATGTTCGAGGACAGCGGCATTGCCTTGCTGCTGACCCAGGCGCCGCTGTGCGAGCAGTTGCCGCTGCCGGCCGGGCTCAAGGTCCTGCTGCTCGAAGAGGCCCTGGACGGCTACGCCGAAGACAATCCCGAGGTGGCGGTGGCTGCCGAAAACCTCGCCTACGTGATCTACACCTCCGGCTCCACCGGCAAGCCCAAGGGCGCCGGCAACCGTCACGCGGCGCTGACCAACCGGCTGTGCTGGATGCAACAGGCCTATGGCCTGGACGCCAGCGACACGGTGCTGCAGAAAACCCCGTTCAGCTTCGACGTGTCGGTGTGGGAGTTCTTCTGGCCGCTGATGACCGGCGCGCGCCTGGCCATTGCCGGTCCGGGCGATCACCGTGACCCGGCGCGGCTGGTGAGCCTGATCCAGCAGCACAACGTAAGCACGCTGCACTTTGTGCCGTCGATGCTGCAGGCGTTCCTGCTCGATGAGCAGGTCGGCCAGTGCTCGGGGCTCAAGCGCATCGTCTGCAGTGGCGAGGCCTTGCCGGTGGATGCCCAGCAGCAGGTGTTCGCCAAGCTGCCGCAAGCCGGGTTGTACAACCTGTATGGCCCGACCGAGGCGGCCATCGACGTCACCCACTGGACCTGCCGCGATGAAGGCGCCGACAGCGTGCCGATCGGTGAACCGATCGCCAACCTTGGCACCTATGTGCTCAGCGCCGACCTGGAACCGGTGGCGGTAGGGGTGATCGGTGAGCTGTACCTGACCGGCGAAGGCCTGGCGCGCGGTTACCACCGTCGTCCGGGGCTGACCGCCGAGCGTTTCGTGGCCAGCCCGTTCGTGGCCGGCCAGCGCCTGTACCGCACCGGCGACCTGGCCCGACAACGGCCGGACGGGGTGATCGAGTACGCCGGGCGTATCGACCACCAGGTGAAGATCCGTGGCCTGCGTATCGAACTGGGCGAGATCGAGGCGCGCCTGCTGGAGCTGGCCGAGGTGCGCGAGGCGGTGGTGCTGGCGGTCGAGGGTGTGGGCGGTCTGCAATTGGTGGGTTACCTGGTGCCCAGCGATGCCGCGCTGCTGACGGCGGATGCCCAGGCGCAGGCAGCGTTGCGCGACCAGCTCAAGGCCAGCCTGCTGCGCAACCTGCCGGACTACATGGTGCCGGCGCACCTGCTGTTTATCGAGCAGATGCCCTTGAGCGCCAACGGCAAGCTTGAACGCCGGGCCTTGCCCGCGCTGGACCTGGCTCAGGTGCAGCAAACCTACGTGGCCCCCCGCAGTGAACTGGAGCAGCGTATCGCTGCCATCTGGCAAGAGGTGCTCAAGCGTGAACGCATCGGGTTGACCGACAACTTCTTCGAACTCGGTGGCGACTCGATCATTTCCATCCAGGTGGTCAGTCGTGCCCGTGCGGCCGGTATTCGCTTTACCCCCAAGGCGCTGTTCCAGCACCAGACCGTGCAGGGCCTGGCCACAGTGGCCAGCCTCGATGACGGCCAGTTGACGATCGACCAGGGGCCGGTGCAGGGCGACCTGCCATTGCTGCCGTTCCAGCGGGTGTTCTTCGAGACGGTCAGCAGCAGCCAGCATCACTGGAACCAGTCGGTCTCGCTGCGCCTGACCCGCAGTGTGCCAGCGCCGATGCTCGAACGGGCCCTGGCTGTGCTGGTGGCGCATCATGATGCCTTGCGCCTGCGCTTCGTCCAGCACGACGGTGACTGGCTGGCCAGCCACGCCGACCTGGCGGCGGCCGAACAGCCCATGCTGCGCGATGTTGGTGTAGTCGAGGGGCAAGCCCTGTTGCAGTTGGCCAACCAGGCCCAGGCCAGCCTTGACCTGCAACACGGCCCGTTGCTCAGGGCGCTGTTAGCGACCCTGGCCGATGGCAGCCAGCGCTTGATCCTGATCATTCATCACCTGGCGGTGGACGGTGTGTCCTGGCGGGTGTTGCTCGAAGACCTGCAAACCCTGTGCAACCAGCAACTGGCCGGGCAGGCCTTGCAGTTGCCCGCCAAGACCAGTTCGCTGCAGACCTGGGCGCGGCGCTTGCAAGCCTATGCCCGTGACCCGGCGTTGCAGCAGGAGCGTCAGTTCTGGCGACGCTGGCTGGCCGATGCACCGGCCGGCCTGCCGTGCGACACGCCGCAGGCGGTGGCGCTCAACCGTGATGCCAGGCATGTGCAGACCCGTCTGGATGCCGACCTGACCCGGCAACTGTTGCAGAGCGCGCCATCAGCCTACCGTACCCAGGTCAACGACCTGCTGCTGACGGCCCTGGCGCGGGTGGTCGCCCGCTGGACGGGGCAGGCGCAGGTGCTGGTACAGCTGGAAGGCCATGGCCGCGAGGCGCTGTTCGACGACATCGACCTGACCCGCAGCGTCGGCTGGTTCACCAGCCTGTACCCGGTCAAGCTGACGGTCGAGGACGACCTGGCCAGCAGCCTCAAGGCGGTCAAGGAACAACTGCGCAGTGTCGCCAACCACGGTATCGGCTACGCCGCCTTGCGCTACCTGGGCGACGACCAGGTTCGCGCCGAGCTTGCGGCGTTGCCGCAGCCGCGGATCACCTTTAACTACCTGGGGCAGTTCGACAACAGCTTTGGCGAGCACCAGGGAGCGCTGTTCACGCCTTCGGCAGAGTCTGCCGGTGACGATCAGCATGACGCGGCGCCGCTGGCCAACTGGCTGTCGCTCAGTGGCCAGGTGTATGGCGGCGAGCTGACCCTGAACTGGACCTTCAGCCAGGCCATGTTCGCCCCGGGGACCATCGAGGCCCTGGCCGAGGCTTACCGGCAGGCGCTGGTGGCAACCATCGAACACTGCTGCCAGCACGACAATGCCGGCAGCACCCCGAGTGACTTCCCCCTGGCCGGGCTGAGCCAAGGCCAGCTGGATGCCTTGCCGGTACCGGCGCGTGAGCTCGAAGAGCTGTTCACCCTGGCGCCCATGCAGCAAGGCATGCTGTTCCACTCGTTGTATGAGCAAGCCGCGGGCAACTACATCAATCAACTGCGGGTGGACATCGATGGCCTCGACGTGGCCCGCTTCCAGGCCGCCTGGCAGGCGGCCGTCGACCGTCACGACAGCCTGCGCAGCGGTTTCCTCTGGCAGGGCGAGCTGAACCAGCCGCTGCAGTTCGTCCGACGCCAGGTGCGCGTGCCTTTTGTTGTGCAGGACATGCGTCAGCACCGTGACCTTGATGCCGCGCTCGACGCACTGGCCCTGGCCGAGCGCGAGCAGGGCTTCGACCTGGCCCAGGCGCCGCTGCTGCGTGTGCGTCTGGTGCGTTGCGGGGCAGAGCGTCACCACCTGATCTACACCCACCACCACATCCTCATGGATGGCTGGAGCAGTTCGCAGCTGCTCGGCGAAGTGCTCCAGCACTATGCCGGGCAACCCCAGGCGACAGCCAGTGTTCGCTACAGCGACTACATCGCCTGGTTGCAGGCCCAGGATGCTGCGGCCAGCCACGCCTTCTGGCGCGAGCAGACCGCGGCCCTGGCAGCACCGACCAGCCTGGCCCAGGCCATCGCCAGGCAGGCCGATGGCCAAGCGCCGGACGGCCAGGGCGAGTACCTCAGGACCCTGGACCGTGCAGCCGCCCTGGGCGAATTCGCCCGGCAGCAGAAAGTCACCGTCAATACCCTGGTCCAGGCCGCCTGGTTGCTCCTGTTGCAGCGCTATACCGGCCAGCCGAGCGTGGCGTTCGGCGCCACGGTGGCCGGACGTCCCGCGCAGCTGCGTGGTGTCGAGCAGCAGATCGGCCTGTTCATCAACACCTTGCCGGTGATAGCCGCGCCACAGCCGCAGCAGTCGGTGGCCAGCTGGTTACAAGACGTGCAGCGCTGCAACCTGGCCCTGCGTGAGCATGAACACACGCCGTTGTTCGAGATCCAGCGCTGGGCCGGGCAGGGCGGTGGTGCGCTGTTCGACAGCATCCTGGTGTTCGAAAGCTATCCGGTCGCCGAGGCGCTGCAACAGGCTGCGCCCCAGGGCCTGCGCTTTGGCGAGCCGCGTAACCATGAGCAGACCAACTACCCGCTGACGCTGATGGTGGAGCTGGGTGAGCGCCTGTCGATCCAGTACCGCTATGGGCAGCAGCACTTTGACGCGGCAACCATTGCCCAGCTGGCGCAGCACCTGGAAAACCTGCTAGTGGGCATGATTACCGCGCCCCTCGCAGCGTTGGGCGAGGTGCCCATGCTGGCGGCCGAGGAACAACAGCGCATGCTCGGCCAGTGGAATGCCACAGCCCGTGAGTACCCGCTCGACACCCCGGTGCAGCAATTGATCGCAGCCCGTGCCGCCCATGCGCCGCAGGCGCCGGCCTTGATCTTCGCGGGCCAGCAGCTCAGTTACCAGGCCCTCGAACGCCAGGCCAACCAGCTGGCGCACAAGCTGCTCGAGTTGGGCGCGCGGGCCGGGCAGCGGGTGGGCATTGCCCTTGAGCGTGGCCCGGACATGATCGTCGCCTTGCTGGCGGTGCTCAAGGCGGGTGCCGCCTATGTGCCGCTGGACCCAAGCTACCCCGAGGAGCGCCTGGCCTACATGATGACGGACAGCGGCATGGACCTGCTGTTGAGCCACAGCCAGGTGCTTGAGCGTCTGCCGGTGCCGGCGAAGGTTCGGGCGCTGGCGCTGGACCACCGGCAGCAATGGCTGGCCGGCTACGCCGACACCCTGCCTGCGGTGGCGGTCGATGCCCAAGACCTGGCCTACGTCATCTATACCTCCGGTTCCACCGGCAAGCCCAAGGGGGTGATGGTGCGCCACGGCGCCCTGGCCAACTTCATTGCCAGCATGATCCGGGAACCGGGTTTTTGCGCCGCAGACCGCATGCTGTCGCTGACCACCTTCTCGTTCGACATCTTCGGCCTGGAAATCTATGCCCCGCTGGTCGTCGGTGCCAGCGTGGTGCTGATCGACGAAGCGGTGCTGCATGATTCTGACGCGCTGCTTGAGGTGATCCAGAACCAGGGCGTTACCCTGGTGCAGGCCACGCCTTCGTCCTGGCGCATGCTCCTGGACAACCCGCGCAGTGCCAGCCTTGCCAAGTGCCGCCTGCTCTGCGGCGGCGAAGCCCTGCCCAAAGCCCTGGCCGAGCGCATGCTGGATGTCGGCGCCGGGGTCTGGAACCTGTACGGTCCCACCGAGACCACCATCTGGTCGGCCCTGCATGTGCTAAGCGCAGAACACCCCACACCGTGGCTGGGCCGACCGATCGATAACACCGCGTTCTACTTGCTGGGTGACGACCTGTTGCCGGTGCCGGCCGGGGTCAGTGGTGAGATGCTGATTGGTGGCAGCGGCCTTGCGCGCGGCTACTTCGAGCGGCCGTCACTGACCGCCGAACGCTTCGTCCCCGATCCGTACTCGGCCACAGGCGAGCGCTTGTACCGCACAGGCGATTTGGGTCGCTACCACCACGACGGCGTGCTCGAGTACATCGGCCGCCTCGACCATCAAGTCAAGGTGCGCGGCTTGCGTATCGAACTGGGTGAAATCGAGGCGGCGCTGCTGGCCCAGCCAGCGGTGCGCGACGCCGCCGTGCTGGCCGTGGAAGGGCAGGGTGGCATGCGCCTGGTGGGTTATGTGGTTGCCCACCAGGCTCCGCCTGGCAACAGCAGCGAACAGCAACGCTTGGGCGAGATGCTGGCGGCGCAGCTTCTGGAGCGCCTGCCGGACTACATGGTGCCGGTGCAATGGCTGTTCCTCGAACGCTTGCCGCTGACGCCCAATGGCAAGCTTGATCGCAAGGCCTTGCCTCGCCAGGAACTGGCCAGTGAGCCGCGCCCGTTCCGTGCGCCCGGCTCGGCGCTGGAGCAGCAGGTCGCAGCCATCTGGCAGGCCGTGCTCGATCAGCCCCAGGTCGGCCTGGATGATGATTTCTTTGCCCTGGGTGGCCACTCGCTGCTGGCCACCCAGGCCATTTCGCGGGTGCGCCATGCGCTCAAGTGCGAGGTGCCGCTCAAGTTACTGTTCGAGCACAGCGTGCTGGCCGGGTTTGTCCAGGCCCTGGATGCCAGCACAGGCACCCAGGCGCCGCCACTGCAGGCGCTGGCGGCGGACCAGCCGCTACTGCTGTCCTATGCCCAGGAGCGGCAATGGTTCCTCTGGCAATTGCAGCCGGACAGCACTGCCTACCATGTTCCCAGCGCCTTGCGCCTGCGTGGCGCGCTGGATGAAGTGGCCCTGCAGCGCAGCTTCGACACCTTGGTGGCACGCCATGCGAGCTTGCGCACGGTCTTCGCCGAAGACGCTGAGCGCGTGTTGCAGGTGGTTCACCAGCAACTGCACATCGCCGTGCAAACGCTGCACCTGGATGTACCCGATGAGGCTGGGCGCGATGCGCAGATCGACGCCTTCATCGATCGTGAGGTCCGCTCGCTGTTCGACCTGCGCCAAGGGCCGCTGCTGCGGGTCAAGCTGCTGCAACTGACGGCGGACGATCATGTGCTGCTAATCGTGCAGCACCACATCATCTGTGATGGCTGGTCGGTGCAGGTGATGATCGATGAGCTGGTGCAACTGTATGCCGGCTACAGCCTGGGGCAGGAAGTGGCGTTGCCGGCATTGCCGATTGGCTACGCCGACTTCGCCAACTGGCAGCGCCAGTGGATGGATGCAGGCGAGCGCCAGCGCCAACTGGATTACTGGACTGCGCAACTGCCAGCACCACACCCGGTGCTGCAGTTGCCCAGCGACCGGCCGCGGCCGGCGCGCCAGTCCTACCGTGGCGCCCGCCAGGCCGTGCAATTGAGCGAGGCGCTGGCTGCGCAATTGACGGCCCTGGCCCGGTGTGAAGGGGTGACCCTGTACATGCTGCTGTTGGCATCGCTGCAAGTATTGCTGCATCGCTACAGCGGGCAAGACGATATCCGGGTCGGGGTCGCCAATGCCAACCGCAACCGTCTGGACACCGAGCGGCTGATTGGCTTCTTCGTCAATACCCAGGTGCTGCAGGCGAGCTTTGACGAGGGCCCGACCTTCCGCCAGTTGCTGGCCCAGGTCAAACGCCATGCCCTGGACGCCCAGGCCCATCAAGATTTGCCGTTCGAGCAACTGGTCGAAGCCCTGCAGCCGGAACGCAGCCTGGGCCACAGCCCGCTGTTCCAGGTGATGTTCAACCACCAGAGCGAAGGCCGTGCCGAGCGGGTCACCCGTGAATTGCCGGGGCTGGAAATCCAGGGTCTGTTACGCGACCAGCAGACGGCCCAGTTCGACCTGACCCTGGAAACCTTCGAAGCCGGCCAGCAGCTGGCGGCGGCCTTCACCTATGCCACCGACCTGTTCGACGCCGCCCGTATCGAACGCCTGGCCCGGCACTGGCAGAACCTGCTGGCGGCCATCGTCGCCGACCCGGCGCAGCCGGTCGCCGAGCTGCCGATGCTCGATGCCCAGGAGCGCCAGCGCAGCCTCTATGACTGGAACGCCACCGCCACCCGCTACCCGCTGGAGCAGAGCATCCAGCACCTGATCGAAGCCCAGGTGGCACGCACGCCCCAGGCACCGGCATTGCTGTTCGGCGAGCAGGTGCTCAGCTACGCCCAGCTCAACGCCCGGGCCAACCGCCTGGCGCACCGCCTGATCGAGCAGGGCGTGGGCGCCGATGTGCTGGTCGGTATTGCCGCCGAACGCAGCCTGGAGATGGTCATCGGCCTGCTGGCGGTGCTCAAGGCCGGTGGCGCCTATGTGCCGCTCGATCCTGAGTACCCGCAGGAACGCCTGGCCTACATGTTCGAGGACAGCGGCATTGCCTTGCTGCTGACCCAGGCGCCGCTGCGCGAGCAGTTGCCGCTGCCAGCCGGGCTCAAGGTCCTGCTGCTCGAAGAGGCCCTGGACGGCTACGCCGAAGACAATCCCGAGGTGGCGGTGGCTGCCGAAAACCTCGCCTACGTGATCTACACCTCCGGCTCCACCGGCAAGCCCAAGGGCGCCGGCAACCGTCACGCGGCGCTGACCAACCGGTTGTGCTGGATGCAACAGGCCTATGGCCTGGACGCCAGCGACACGGTGCTGCAGAAGACTCCGTTCAGCTTCGACGTGTCGGTGTGGGAGTTCTTCTGGCCGCTGATGACCGGCGCACGCCTGGCCATTGCCGGTCCGGGCGATCACCGTGACCCGGCGCGGCTGGTGAGCCTGATCCAGCAGCACGACGTAAGCACACTGCATTTTGTGCCGTCGATGCTGCAGGCGTTCCTGCTCGATGAGCAGGTTGGTCAGTGCACGGGGCTCAAGCGCATCGTCTGCAGTGGCGAGGCCTTGCCGGTGGATGCCCAGCAGCAGGTGTTCGCCAAGTTGCCGCAAGCCGGGTTGTACAACCTCTATGGCCCGACCGAGGCGGCCATCGACGTCACCCACTGGACCTGCCGCGACGAAGGCGCCGACAGCGTGCCGATCGGTGAGCCGATCGCCAACCTTGGCACCTATGTGCTCAGCGCCGACCTGGAACCGGTGGCGGTAGGGGTGATCGGTGAGCTGTACCTGACCGGTGAAGGCCTGGCGCGCGGTTACCACCGTCGTCCGGGGCTGACCGCCGAGCGTTTCGTGGCCAGCCCGTTCGTGGCCGGCCAGCGCCTGTACCGCACCGGCGACCTGGCCCGACAACGGCCGGACGGGGTGATCGAGTACGCCGGGCGTATCGACCACCAGGTGAAGATTCGCGGCCTGCGTATCGAGCTGGGCGAGATCGAGGCGCGCCTGCTGGAGCTGGCTGAGGTGCGCGAGGCGGTGGTGCTGGCGGTCGAGGGTGTGGGCGGTCTGCAACTGGTGGGTTACCTGGTGCCCAGCGATGCCGCGGTGCTGACGGCGGATGCCCAGTCGCAGGCAGCGTTGCGCGATCAGCTCAAGGCCAGCCTGCTGCGCAACCTGCCGGACTACATGGTGCCGACGCATCTGCTGTTTATCGAGCAAATGCCGCTGAGCGCCAACGGCAAGCTTGAACGCCGGGCCTTGCCGGGCATTGAAGCACTGTTGGCGATGCGCAGTTTCCGCGCTCCGCAAACCGAGCTGGAGTGCCAGGTGGCGGCCGTCTGGGCGCAGCTGCTGGGGGTGGAACAGGTCGGTCTGGACGACGACTTCTTCAGCCTCGGCGGGCATTCGTTGCTGGCGACCCAGCTGATTGCCCGGGTGCGCGAGCAACTGGGTGTGGAGGTCGAGCTCAAATCGGTGTTCACCGCCACGCGCCTGGACGCCTTCTGCGACCAGGTGCAGGCAGCGAAAACCGCCCATTCACCGCTTCAGGACGAATTGGCTAAATCTTTGGAGGCCCTTAAACGTTTATCAGGAGATGAGCTGGAACAGCTAATTTCTTGA